From a region of the Candidatus Eisenbacteria bacterium genome:
- the msrB gene encoding peptide-methionine (R)-S-oxide reductase MsrB encodes MAKVTKSDEEWRRELTPEQYAVCRQKGTERAFTGKYWNTKDDGTYHCSACGAPLFDAKTKFDSGTGWPSFWKPVSPDAVKTEEDTSHGMRRIEALCAACDAHLGHVFPDGPQPTGERYCMNSVSLDLRKRD; translated from the coding sequence ATGGCCAAGGTCACGAAGTCGGACGAGGAGTGGCGGCGCGAGCTCACGCCGGAGCAATACGCCGTGTGCCGCCAGAAGGGCACCGAGCGCGCGTTCACGGGGAAGTACTGGAACACCAAGGACGACGGCACGTACCATTGCTCGGCCTGCGGAGCGCCCCTGTTCGACGCGAAGACGAAGTTCGACTCCGGCACGGGCTGGCCGAGCTTCTGGAAGCCGGTCTCGCCCGACGCCGTGAAGACCGAAGAGGATACGTCCCACGGGATGCGCCGCATCGAGGCGCTCTGCGCCGCCTGCGACGCCCACCTGGGCCACGTCTTTCCCGACGGCCCGCAGCCGACCGGCGAGCGCTACTGCATGAACTCGGTGTCGCTCGA
- a CDS encoding cytochrome P450 encodes MEAVATEPFFFNPFDEATRRDPYVLFARARREHPVWRHEGLPLSSVFLHADCQAILRDPQTWSSQFPTPPGFEPDDVPRSMLVLDPPQHTRLRGLVSQAFTPKRVRGLAPRVETIAQELLDDALEKREVDLVEALTYPLPVIVIAEMLGVPAADRAQFKAWSDALVAPLGSIFFAPPAPELVAQQRQIRAEFEAYFVKLIEERRARPQDDLLSALVAAELEGSRLSFDELLAMLILLLVAGNETTTNLIGNTAIELLAHPKELAAVRADPSLVPGTIEEVLRFASPVQMDPRIATRDVVIQGTTIPAGEFVLCWLGAANRDEGVFERPEAFDVRRQKNNHISFGFGPHYCLGSALATLEAEVALRVLLARTRSFRRIDDRPLPMHPSIVFRGVTSLPLALEPA; translated from the coding sequence ATGGAAGCCGTCGCGACCGAGCCGTTCTTCTTCAACCCGTTCGACGAAGCGACCCGTCGCGACCCCTACGTGCTCTTCGCGCGCGCGCGTCGCGAGCATCCGGTCTGGCGCCACGAGGGGCTGCCGTTGTCCTCCGTCTTCCTCCACGCCGACTGCCAGGCGATCCTGCGCGACCCGCAGACCTGGTCGAGCCAGTTCCCGACCCCGCCCGGGTTCGAGCCCGACGACGTCCCGCGCAGCATGCTCGTGCTGGATCCGCCGCAGCACACGCGCCTGCGCGGCCTCGTGAGCCAGGCCTTCACGCCGAAGCGCGTGCGCGGCCTCGCGCCGCGCGTCGAGACCATCGCCCAGGAGCTGCTCGACGACGCGCTCGAGAAGCGCGAGGTCGATCTGGTCGAGGCGCTCACGTATCCGCTGCCCGTCATCGTCATCGCCGAGATGCTGGGCGTACCGGCCGCCGATCGTGCCCAGTTCAAGGCGTGGTCCGACGCGCTCGTAGCGCCACTCGGGTCGATCTTCTTCGCGCCGCCCGCGCCCGAGCTGGTGGCGCAGCAACGGCAGATCCGCGCCGAGTTCGAGGCGTACTTCGTGAAGCTGATCGAGGAGCGGCGGGCCCGCCCGCAGGACGACCTCCTCTCCGCGCTGGTCGCCGCCGAGCTCGAAGGATCGCGCCTGTCGTTCGACGAGCTGCTCGCGATGCTGATCCTGCTCCTCGTCGCCGGCAACGAGACCACGACGAACCTCATCGGCAACACGGCGATCGAGCTGCTCGCGCACCCGAAGGAGCTCGCGGCCGTGCGCGCCGATCCGTCACTCGTGCCGGGTACGATCGAAGAGGTGCTGCGCTTCGCGTCACCCGTGCAGATGGACCCGCGCATCGCGACACGCGACGTCGTGATCCAGGGCACGACCATCCCGGCGGGCGAGTTCGTGCTCTGCTGGCTCGGGGCGGCCAACCGCGACGAGGGCGTCTTCGAGCGTCCCGAGGCGTTCGACGTCCGCCGGCAGAAGAACAACCACATCTCGTTCGGCTTCGGGCCGCACTACTGCCTCGGCTCGGCGCTCGCGACGCTCGAAGCCGAGGTCGCGCTGCGCGTGCTGCTGGCGCGCACGCGCAGCTTCCGCCGCATCGACGATCGCCCGCTGCCCATGCATCCGAGCATCGTCTTTCGCGGTGTCACGAGCTTGCCGCTGGCCCTCGAGCCGGCGTGA
- a CDS encoding SGNH/GDSL hydrolase family protein, translating to MQQILVYGDSLTWGIIPDTRRRQPFERRWPGVMERDLLAAGHRVRVIEDCLNGRRTVWDDPFKPGRNGLAGLEQRIEINSPLALVVVMLGTNDFQSVHPHDAWQSAQGLAAIVRAIRRAPIEPGMPTPEVLIVAPPPIRTPRGPMAPKFLGADAKCAGLAAAYERVAAEEACRFFDAATVTTSSTVDGVHLDAEQHVALGEALARVVAPLL from the coding sequence ATGCAGCAGATCCTCGTCTACGGCGACTCGCTCACGTGGGGCATCATCCCCGACACGCGCCGGCGCCAGCCCTTCGAGCGCCGATGGCCGGGCGTGATGGAGCGGGACCTCCTCGCCGCGGGGCACCGCGTGCGCGTCATCGAGGACTGCCTCAACGGGCGGCGCACGGTGTGGGACGATCCGTTCAAGCCCGGGCGCAACGGGCTCGCCGGGCTCGAGCAGCGGATCGAGATCAACTCGCCCCTGGCGCTCGTCGTCGTCATGCTGGGGACGAACGACTTCCAGTCCGTGCACCCGCACGACGCCTGGCAATCGGCGCAGGGTCTGGCGGCGATCGTGCGTGCCATCCGGCGCGCGCCGATCGAGCCCGGCATGCCCACGCCCGAGGTGCTGATCGTGGCGCCGCCGCCGATCCGGACGCCGCGCGGGCCCATGGCCCCCAAGTTCCTCGGCGCCGACGCCAAGTGCGCGGGGCTCGCCGCGGCATACGAGCGGGTCGCCGCCGAGGAGGCGTGCCGCTTCTTCGACGCCGCCACGGTCACGACCTCGAGCACCGTCGACGGCGTCCACCTGGACGCCGAGCAGCACGTGGCGCTGGGGGAGGCGCTCGCCAGGGTGGTGGCGCCGCTCCTCTAG
- a CDS encoding SAM-dependent methyltransferase has protein sequence MIALQPIGHVRSARNDLTDDDWGDVRARIELDETFPPECLDGIEEFSHLEVIFCFDRVDETKVERGARHPRGNREWPRVGIFAQRGKDRPNRLGSTIVELAARAGRVLTVVGLDAIDGTPVLDVKPVMVEFLPRGEVRQPPWSHELMRSYWR, from the coding sequence ATGATCGCGCTCCAGCCCATCGGCCACGTCCGCAGCGCCCGCAACGATCTCACCGACGACGACTGGGGCGACGTGCGGGCCCGCATCGAGCTCGACGAGACGTTCCCACCCGAATGCCTCGACGGCATCGAGGAGTTCTCGCACCTGGAGGTCATCTTCTGCTTCGACCGCGTCGACGAGACCAAGGTCGAGCGCGGCGCGCGACATCCGCGCGGCAACCGCGAGTGGCCCCGCGTCGGGATCTTCGCGCAGCGAGGCAAGGATCGTCCGAACCGCCTGGGCTCGACGATCGTCGAGCTGGCGGCGCGCGCCGGGCGCGTGCTCACGGTCGTCGGGCTCGACGCGATCGACGGGACGCCCGTGTTGGACGTCAAGCCCGTCATGGTCGAGTTCCTGCCGCGCGGCGAGGTGCGCCAGCCGCCCTGGTCGCACGAGCTCATGCGCAGCTACTGGCGCTGA
- a CDS encoding isocitrate lyase/phosphoenolpyruvate mutase family protein produces the protein MSTTQADKGRAFRALHQRDRAFIIPNPWDVGTARLLAHMGFEALATTSAGYAFSVGRRDNTVGRDEMIAHVATIVAATPLPVSADLENGFGDDPATCAETIRRAAATGLVGGSIEDATGRPGDPIYPKALAVERVRAAVEAARALPFPFTLTARAENHLHGRPDLADTIARLQAYQEAGADVLYAPGLASRDDIAAVIRSVDRPVNVVMGLQGARLGLAELSALGVRRISVGSALARAALGAFLRAAREMKEQGTFTFADQAVSYRDVSAMLAP, from the coding sequence ATGTCGACCACTCAGGCGGACAAGGGCCGTGCATTTCGTGCCCTCCACCAGCGCGATCGCGCGTTCATCATTCCCAACCCGTGGGACGTCGGCACGGCCCGCCTCCTCGCGCACATGGGTTTCGAGGCCCTCGCGACGACGAGCGCCGGCTACGCCTTCTCCGTCGGACGCCGCGACAACACCGTCGGTCGCGACGAGATGATCGCGCACGTCGCCACGATCGTCGCGGCGACGCCGCTGCCCGTCAGCGCGGATCTCGAGAACGGCTTCGGCGACGACCCCGCGACCTGCGCGGAGACGATCCGTCGCGCCGCCGCGACCGGTCTGGTGGGCGGCTCGATCGAGGACGCGACCGGCCGCCCTGGCGATCCCATCTATCCGAAGGCGCTCGCGGTCGAGCGCGTGCGGGCCGCGGTGGAGGCGGCGCGCGCGCTGCCGTTCCCCTTCACCCTCACGGCGCGTGCCGAAAACCATCTCCACGGACGACCGGATCTCGCGGACACCATCGCGCGGCTGCAGGCGTACCAGGAAGCGGGCGCAGACGTGCTCTACGCGCCGGGTCTCGCCAGCCGGGACGACATCGCGGCCGTGATTCGCTCCGTCGATCGGCCGGTGAACGTGGTGATGGGCCTGCAGGGCGCACGGCTCGGCCTGGCCGAGCTGTCCGCGCTCGGCGTCCGGCGCATCAGCGTCGGCAGCGCGCTCGCGCGCGCCGCGCTCGGCGCCTTCCTGCGCGCCGCGCGCGAGATGAAGGAGCAGGGCACGTTCACCTTCGCCGATCAGGCCGTCTCCTACCGCGACGTCAGCGCCATGCTCGCACCATGA
- a CDS encoding SDR family NAD(P)-dependent oxidoreductase, whose product MPRDAVLVTGGNSGIGFECARQLAREGRHVLIASRNRALSVEAVRRIAAESGADAVAEAGLDLGSIESVRRFANELDASDLRLRALVCNAGLQVSRGPQLSPDGFEITFAVNHLGHFLLTNLLLERLRANAPARIVVVASGVHDPKLRTGMPKANVTDLGTLAATGGPRRGEFDGRLAYVNSKLCNLWFTYELVRRMAAAGISNGQHAVTVNAYDPGLVPGSGLARDYPAALRFAWNRILPGVATVLSPVLPTINPAWKSGRALARLVTDPALATVTGKYFPSHARWHEAASSDASYDTDRARALWDESVRMSRLAPAESPLARA is encoded by the coding sequence ATGCCGCGTGACGCGGTCCTCGTCACCGGCGGCAACTCGGGCATCGGCTTCGAGTGCGCGCGCCAGCTCGCACGGGAGGGCCGGCACGTCCTCATCGCGAGCCGCAACCGCGCCCTCTCCGTCGAAGCGGTGCGTCGCATCGCCGCCGAGAGCGGGGCCGACGCGGTCGCCGAAGCCGGCCTCGACCTCGGCTCGATCGAATCGGTGCGCCGCTTCGCGAACGAGCTCGATGCTTCCGATCTGCGGCTCCGCGCGCTCGTCTGCAATGCGGGCCTGCAGGTGAGCCGCGGCCCGCAGCTCTCGCCCGACGGGTTCGAGATCACGTTCGCCGTGAACCACCTCGGCCACTTCCTGCTGACGAACCTGCTCCTCGAACGCCTGCGCGCGAACGCGCCGGCACGGATCGTCGTGGTCGCCTCCGGCGTGCACGATCCGAAGCTCCGCACGGGCATGCCGAAGGCGAACGTGACGGACCTCGGGACGCTGGCGGCCACCGGCGGTCCCCGCAGGGGCGAATTCGACGGCCGCCTCGCGTACGTGAACAGCAAGCTCTGCAACCTCTGGTTCACCTACGAACTCGTGCGACGCATGGCGGCCGCCGGGATCTCGAACGGCCAGCATGCCGTGACCGTCAACGCGTACGATCCGGGTCTCGTCCCGGGCTCGGGCCTCGCGCGCGACTATCCGGCGGCGCTGCGATTCGCGTGGAACCGGATCCTTCCCGGCGTGGCGACGGTGCTCTCGCCGGTGCTGCCGACCATCAACCCGGCATGGAAGTCCGGCCGGGCGCTTGCCCGCCTCGTGACCGATCCCGCGCTCGCCACCGTCACGGGGAAATACTTTCCCTCCCACGCGCGCTGGCACGAGGCGGCCTCGTCGGACGCGTCGTACGACACGGATCGAGCGCGCGCGCTGTGGGACGAGAGCGTACGCATGAGCCGCCTCGCGCCGGCGGAGTCACCGCTCGCGCGAGCGTGA
- a CDS encoding HAD-IA family hydrolase has translation MTPSRPFDLVIFDCDGVLVDSERLINRIESRLFSQVGLDVSPDEARTAFKGRTVAEIVAIAESARGATLPAGWLYDWGMLIALGFVRDLRAVSGVRSVLDRLAAREIPTCVASQAPKVRVELALAVTDLERYFGARAFTASMVPRAKPLPDLFLYAAAAMGAEPSRCAVVEDSESGVRAAVAAGMTVFGYAADEDAEALARAGAAVFGTMAELPALLESGADAGARGNPPEAVVRLRDAYQAFAAGDRRSLGDLLSDDVVYHLPGRHLGGGTLRGRSEVFERTARAALSCDGPPAVRLRNVVGSGEHVLSIERFAARRRGRSVDQEVCVVWRMAGERCVEIWSAFSDQASCDRFWQDG, from the coding sequence ATGACGCCCAGTCGACCGTTCGATCTCGTGATCTTCGACTGCGACGGCGTGCTCGTCGACAGCGAGCGGTTGATCAACCGGATCGAGTCGCGGCTCTTCTCGCAGGTCGGGCTCGACGTCTCGCCCGACGAGGCGCGGACGGCGTTCAAGGGACGAACCGTGGCGGAGATCGTCGCCATCGCGGAGTCGGCGCGCGGGGCGACGCTCCCGGCGGGCTGGCTCTACGACTGGGGCATGCTGATCGCGCTCGGCTTCGTGCGGGATCTGCGCGCCGTCTCGGGCGTGCGCTCGGTGCTCGACCGTCTGGCGGCTCGCGAGATCCCCACCTGCGTCGCCTCGCAGGCGCCGAAGGTCCGCGTCGAGCTGGCGCTGGCGGTGACGGACCTCGAGCGATATTTCGGCGCGCGTGCCTTCACGGCATCGATGGTGCCGCGCGCAAAGCCGCTTCCGGACCTCTTCCTCTACGCGGCGGCGGCCATGGGCGCGGAGCCGTCGCGCTGCGCCGTCGTCGAGGACTCGGAGAGCGGCGTTCGCGCCGCGGTCGCCGCCGGGATGACCGTGTTCGGCTACGCGGCCGATGAGGACGCCGAGGCTCTCGCACGGGCCGGCGCGGCCGTCTTCGGGACGATGGCGGAGCTGCCCGCGCTGCTCGAGTCCGGCGCGGACGCGGGCGCGAGAGGGAATCCCCCCGAAGCGGTCGTGCGCCTGCGGGACGCGTACCAGGCGTTCGCGGCCGGTGACCGGCGTAGCCTCGGCGATCTTCTTTCCGACGACGTCGTCTATCACCTCCCCGGCCGGCATCTGGGTGGCGGCACGCTGCGCGGGCGGTCGGAGGTCTTCGAGCGAACGGCCCGCGCGGCCCTCTCGTGCGACGGGCCTCCGGCGGTCCGTCTCCGCAACGTGGTCGGATCGGGCGAGCACGTCCTCTCCATCGAGCGGTTCGCCGCCCGCCGGCGCGGCCGGAGCGTCGACCAGGAGGTGTGCGTCGTGTGGCGGATGGCGGGCGAGCGGTGCGTCGAGATCTGGTCGGCGTTCTCGGACCAGGCCTCGTGCGATCGCTTCTGGCAGGACGGATGA
- the nthA gene encoding nitrile hydratase subunit alpha, translated as MSDPRHPIAPAPVAKRAQAVEEALSTRGLVPDGFLDETVARTRQEFSPENGARVVARAWTDPGYRARLLADGAAATAELGIAPPTSEYLVVLENTPTLHNVIVCTQCSCTAWSVIGLPPDWYKSPEYRARIVRESRTLLAEMGLDLPEDVAVRVWDTSGETRYMVLPLRPAGTEGWSEERLAAIVTREAMIGVARVDVPRS; from the coding sequence GTGAGCGATCCGCGTCACCCGATCGCCCCGGCACCCGTCGCCAAGCGTGCGCAGGCGGTCGAGGAAGCCCTGTCTACGAGGGGGCTCGTGCCCGATGGCTTCCTCGACGAAACGGTGGCCCGCACGCGTCAGGAGTTCAGTCCGGAGAACGGCGCCCGCGTCGTCGCACGCGCGTGGACCGATCCCGGCTATCGCGCGCGACTGCTCGCGGACGGTGCGGCGGCGACGGCGGAGCTCGGCATCGCGCCGCCCACCAGCGAGTACCTGGTCGTGCTGGAGAACACGCCGACCCTGCACAACGTCATCGTCTGCACGCAGTGCTCCTGCACGGCGTGGTCCGTCATCGGCCTGCCGCCCGACTGGTACAAGAGCCCGGAGTACCGCGCCCGCATCGTGCGCGAGTCGAGGACCCTCCTCGCCGAGATGGGCCTCGATCTCCCCGAGGACGTCGCCGTGCGCGTGTGGGACACGAGCGGTGAGACGCGCTACATGGTGCTGCCGCTCCGGCCGGCCGGCACCGAGGGGTGGAGCGAGGAGCGGCTCGCCGCGATCGTCACGCGCGAGGCGATGATCGGGGTTGCGCGCGTGGACGTCCCTCGCTCGTGA
- the nthB gene encoding nitrile hydratase subunit beta, whose amino-acid sequence MDGVHDLGGMGGFGAVEVEPNEPVFHEPWEARAFALNFLGIGVLRAYNVHEYRHAVERMDPAHYLAASYYERWLTGVATLLVEKGVVTRDELEARAGGPFPLSRPAAPGRTADAPGEGPRFAVGDTVLVRDVHPRGHTRAPRYVRGRRGVVLRVVRRFLFPDAAGHGLRAHKEHAYHVEFPAEDLWEDAGSRATVIVDLWESYLARAS is encoded by the coding sequence ATGGACGGCGTCCACGATCTCGGCGGGATGGGTGGCTTCGGCGCCGTCGAGGTCGAGCCCAACGAGCCGGTGTTCCACGAGCCTTGGGAGGCGCGCGCGTTCGCGCTCAACTTCCTCGGCATCGGCGTCCTGCGCGCATACAACGTGCACGAGTACCGGCACGCCGTCGAGCGCATGGATCCCGCACACTATCTCGCTGCGTCGTACTACGAGCGATGGCTCACGGGCGTCGCCACGCTGCTCGTCGAGAAGGGCGTCGTCACGCGCGACGAGCTGGAGGCGCGCGCGGGCGGACCGTTTCCGCTCTCGCGGCCCGCGGCGCCCGGACGGACCGCCGACGCGCCCGGCGAGGGACCGCGCTTCGCCGTCGGCGACACCGTGCTCGTCCGCGACGTCCATCCGCGCGGGCACACGCGCGCTCCGCGCTACGTGCGCGGGCGGCGCGGCGTCGTGCTCCGCGTCGTGCGGCGCTTCCTCTTCCCGGACGCGGCAGGCCACGGCCTACGCGCGCACAAGGAGCATGCGTATCACGTGGAGTTCCCGGCCGAGGATCTGTGGGAGGACGCGGGGAGCCGCGCGACCGTGATCGTCGATCTGTGGGAGAGCTACCTCGCGAGGGCGTCGTGA
- a CDS encoding GNAT family N-acetyltransferase produces the protein MAGAVSIVPFEERHHAACTAILGALPDWFGIPESNTAYLQGLRELPAFVALRDGDVVGFASLRPHFERSAELEVMAVRPDQHRSGVGRALVRHCEAWLRARGFAVLHVKTLAPSHPDPFYARTRAFYLALGFEPVFETPALWGPENPALVSVKLLSRS, from the coding sequence GTGGCCGGCGCAGTCTCCATCGTGCCGTTCGAGGAGCGCCATCACGCCGCCTGCACGGCGATCCTCGGAGCGTTGCCCGACTGGTTCGGCATCCCGGAGTCGAACACCGCCTATCTCCAGGGTCTGCGCGAGCTTCCCGCGTTCGTGGCCCTGCGCGACGGCGACGTCGTCGGCTTCGCGAGCCTCCGCCCCCACTTCGAGCGCTCGGCCGAGCTCGAGGTCATGGCCGTGCGTCCGGACCAGCATCGGAGCGGCGTCGGTCGCGCGCTCGTGCGGCATTGCGAGGCCTGGCTGCGCGCGCGAGGCTTCGCCGTGCTCCACGTGAAGACCCTCGCGCCCTCGCATCCGGATCCCTTCTACGCGCGCACGCGGGCGTTCTACCTCGCGCTCGGCTTCGAGCCGGTCTTCGAAACGCCGGCGCTGTGGGGCCCCGAGAATCCGGCGCTCGTCTCGGTGAAGCTCCTCTCCAGGTCATGA
- a CDS encoding VTT domain-containing protein — MLEAILTRYGALAVFVGVAVEGEVTLILAGVVAHLGYFDLSTAIAAGALGGMAGDSTLYAVGRRGAAVIRGTALYQRAEPTVERLATWLGPREVVASRFVYGTRAASMVFWGVRGLPYGRFLAFDVVGCMLYAIAFASLGYAFSQSAAALVGNVRRVEMWLLGAAVAALGVALARRFVARRMVTASRGS; from the coding sequence ATGCTCGAAGCGATCCTGACGCGATACGGCGCCCTCGCCGTATTCGTCGGCGTCGCGGTGGAGGGCGAGGTGACGCTCATCCTCGCGGGCGTGGTCGCGCACCTGGGATACTTCGATCTCTCGACCGCGATCGCCGCTGGCGCGCTGGGCGGCATGGCCGGCGACTCGACGCTCTACGCCGTGGGTCGCCGCGGCGCCGCCGTGATACGCGGCACGGCGCTGTATCAGCGTGCCGAGCCCACCGTCGAGCGGCTCGCCACGTGGCTCGGGCCGCGCGAGGTCGTCGCGTCGCGCTTCGTCTACGGGACGCGGGCGGCGTCGATGGTGTTCTGGGGCGTGCGCGGGCTCCCCTACGGCCGGTTCCTCGCCTTCGACGTCGTCGGGTGCATGCTCTACGCCATCGCCTTCGCGTCGCTCGGCTATGCCTTCAGCCAGAGCGCCGCGGCGCTGGTCGGGAACGTCCGTCGTGTCGAGATGTGGCTCCTCGGAGCCGCCGTCGCCGCGCTCGGGGTGGCGTTGGCGCGGCGCTTCGTCGCGCGGCGGATGGTGACGGCGTCGCGCGGGAGCTGA